One Lepus europaeus isolate LE1 chromosome X, mLepTim1.pri, whole genome shotgun sequence genomic window carries:
- the ZNF81 gene encoding zinc finger protein 81, whose protein sequence is MAANADASQPGGHGNTCEVSVSFEDVTVDFSKEEWQQLDFTQRSLYQDVMLENYSHLLSVGFEVPKPEVIFKLEQGQEPWMLEEEASHQRCSDGIKASLKRSSGKAPFHRETEGKATRDESLCSVLGLWQDAEQIKRCQEKHTTPPGHAAFITKKIMNAEWDCEYKDIGKCAPPNPNLFPSQRRPQKRDTFGKRLKHDLDLDLHSKSSAAKNFDKIIGHGHVFTQGSSYANHETMHTGGKFCEGNPCGKVLNVKHTLNQNLKFPAAEKANTRNELGKILTQKSRLFAPQRIHTIEKARELSKCVNVFTQKPLLSIYLRVHKDEKLYVCTTCGKAFIQNSELMMHEKIHTREKPYKCSDCGKSFFQVSSLLRHQTTHTGEKLYECSECGKGFSLNSALSIHQKIHTGERHHKCSECGKAFTQKSTLRMHQRIHTGERSYICTECGQAFIQKAHLIAHQRIHTGEKPYECSDCGKSFPSKSQLQMHKRIHTGEKPYICTECGKAFTNRSNLNTHQKSHSGEKSYICAECGKAFTDRSNFNKHQTIHTGEKPYVCAECGRAFIQKAELITHQRIHTTEKPYKCPDCEKSFSKKPHLKVHQRIHTGEKPYICAECGKAFTDRSNFNKHHTIHTGEKPYKCNECGKGFTQKSVLSMHRNIHT, encoded by the exons GATTTGAAGTCCCCAAACCAGAGGTCATCTTTAAGTTGGAGCAAGGACAGGAGCCATGGATGTTGGAGGAAGAAGCCTCGCATCAGAGATGTTCAG aTGGGATTAAAGCCTCTCTAAAAAGAAGTTCTGGAAAAGCTCCATTTCATAGAGAAACAGAGGGCAAAGCTACAAGAGATGAGTCCTTGTGTTCCGTGTTAGGACTGTGGCAAGATGCTGAACAGATAAAGAGATGCCAGGAAAAGCACACCACACCTCCGGGCCATGCTGCTTTCATCACTAAGAAAATAATGAATGCAGAGTGGGATTGTGAATATAAAGACATTGGAAAATGTGCTCCTCCAAACCCAAATCTTTTTCCTTCACAGAGAAGACCACAGAAACGTGACACATTTGGGAAGCGCTTGAAGCATGACTTAGACCTGGATCTTCATAGTAAAAGCAGTGCAGCAAAGAACTTTGATAAAATTATTGGGCATGGTCACGTTTTCACCCAGGGCTCTTCTTATGCTAACCATGAAACCATGCACACAGGAGGGAAGTTCTGCGAAGGCAATCCGTGTGGAAAAGTGCTCAACGTCAAACACACACTCAATCAAAATCTGAAGTTTCCTGCTGCAGAGAAAGCAAACACACGTAATGAATTGGGGAAGATCCTCACCCAAAAGTCACGCCTCTTTGCACCTCAGAGAATTCATACCATAGAAAAAGCTCGCGAACTCAGCAAGTGTGTGAATGTCTTTACACAGAAGCCACTGCTCAGTATATATCTGAGAGTCCATAAAGATGAAAAGCTATATGTATGTACTACATGCGGCAAGGCCTTTATCCAGAATTCAGAGTTAATGATGCATGAGAAAATCCATACTagggagaaaccctacaagtgcAGTGACTGTGGGAAGTCATTTTTCCAGGTATCATCTCTGCTCAGGCATCAGACGACTCATACTGGAGAAAAACTCTATGAATGCAGTGAATGTGGGAAAGGCTTCTCCCTCAACTCAGCGCTCAGCATACATCAGAAAATCCACACCGGCGAGAGACATCACAAGTGcagtgagtgtggaaaagcctttacccAGAAATCGACACTCAGGATGCATCAGAGGATTCACACGGGAGAGAGATCCTATATATGTACTGAATGTGGGCAGGCCTTCATCCAGAAAGCCCACTTGATtgcacatcaaagaattcacactggagagaagcccTACGAATGCAGCGACTGTGGGAAGTCATTCCCTTCCAAGTCACAACTCCAGATGCACaagcgaattcacacaggagagaaaccctatATCTGCACGGAATGCGGGAAGGCCTTCACCAACAGGTCCAATCTCAACACCCACCAGAAGTCTCACAGCGGAGAGAAGTCGTACATCTGTGCTGAGTGCGGGAAGGCCTTCACTGACAGGTCGAACTTCAACAAACACCAGACCATCCACACTGGAGAGAAGCCCTACGTTTGTGCCGAGTGCGGGAGGGCCTTTATCCAGAAGGCAGAGCTAATCACACACCAGAGGATTCATACTACAGAGAAGCCTTATAAGTGCCCTGACTGTGAGAAATCCTTCTCCAAGAAACCACATCTCAAAGTCCATCAGCggattcacacaggagagaaaccctatATATGTGCAGAATGTGGGAAGGCCTTCACCGACAGGTCGAATTTCAACAAACACCACACcattcacactggagagaagcccTATAAATGCAATGAATGTGGAAAGGGCTTTACCCAGAAATCAGTTCTCAGTATGCATCGCAATATTCATACATGA